The following proteins are co-located in the Longimicrobium sp. genome:
- the nuoK gene encoding NADH-quinone oxidoreductase subunit NuoK, which translates to MNEIPLAYSLGLSAILFAIGVAGVVVRRNAIVLFMCVELMLNAVNLAFVALSPYAGVKGQVIVFFVIAVAAAEAAVGLAIMIAVFRHRESMDVKNFSLLRW; encoded by the coding sequence ATGAACGAGATCCCGTTGGCCTATTCGCTGGGCCTCTCCGCCATCCTCTTCGCCATCGGCGTGGCCGGGGTGGTGGTGCGGCGCAACGCCATCGTGCTCTTCATGTGCGTGGAGCTGATGCTGAACGCCGTGAACCTGGCGTTCGTGGCGCTCAGCCCCTACGCCGGGGTGAAGGGCCAGGTCATCGTCTTCTTCGTGATCGCCGTCGCGGCCGCCGAGGCGGCCGTGGGGCTGGCGATCATGATCGCCGTCTTCCGCCATCGCGAGAGCATGGACGTGAAGAACTTCAGCCTGCTCAGGTGGTAG
- the nuoL gene encoding NADH-quinone oxidoreductase subunit L produces the protein MLLLQEAAHGATAAATGGSGFTPVLPWLIVALPLLGFVLNGLLSVTAARRALPRLPPVGDPHYDHAHDDHGVAVTHAPVPAPVAVGAGMPSEQESHDSGAIAHPVDAAHAEMHDADVTLVHGAHGHAVHDADDTLVHPHDAHGHDAHDHGPAGPRPFTHTLPSLIAPGVLIGSFVVAVLNFLAMRGADEAHRTAIHQLWSWIPAGSLQVNAALQLDPLSMLMTLVITGVGSLIHIFSIGYMKEDPGYPRYMAYLNLFVFFMLILVLGSSYPVMFVGWEGVGLCSYLLIGFWFTEKANADAGKKAFIVNRIGDFGFLIAMFLLFWNVKALDFATVNENLLHNALPYGGVVITWIALFFFLGAAGKSAQIPLYIWLPDAMAGPTPVSALIHAATMVTAGVYLVARSAVIYTMAPSASLVVALVGALTAIFAASIGLKQWDIKKVLAYSTVSQLGFMFAAVGMGAYVAGVFHLMTHAFFKACLFLGSGAVIHAMHAALHSTHNPADAQDMRNMGGLRKYLPITFITMGVSTLAIAGVPPFAGFFSKDEIIGAAWLGAEGASHLSTASLFGIEGRYWMGFIGGTLSIAAFMTAFYMGRMMIYTFFGANRTGDEERKHLHEGDWTLSLPLIVLGLLATVGGLLNVETGTPLVKAFDFGQGEALHHWLHPALAGADDVIAQNVGNLPEPGHAAWPILLAVAIGLGGLAVAWVLLARRRLGTADTQPAYDNAAERVLYNKWYVDEFYDRVVVRPVRGVSRAFARFDMGVIDWTVDLFGRLSQMFGIAFGRLQTGQLNTYAFVLVVGVVIVLGAFVAL, from the coding sequence ATGCTCCTTCTTCAGGAAGCGGCGCACGGCGCCACGGCGGCAGCTACCGGCGGCAGCGGCTTCACGCCGGTGCTCCCCTGGCTGATCGTCGCGCTCCCGCTGCTCGGGTTCGTGCTGAACGGACTGCTCTCGGTCACCGCCGCGCGGCGCGCGCTGCCCAGGCTGCCGCCGGTGGGCGACCCGCACTACGACCACGCGCACGACGACCACGGCGTGGCCGTCACGCATGCGCCGGTGCCCGCCCCCGTCGCCGTGGGCGCGGGGATGCCGAGCGAGCAGGAGTCGCACGACTCCGGCGCCATCGCCCACCCCGTCGACGCCGCGCACGCGGAGATGCACGACGCGGACGTCACCCTCGTCCACGGCGCGCACGGGCACGCGGTCCACGACGCGGACGACACCCTCGTCCACCCGCACGACGCGCACGGGCACGACGCGCACGACCACGGGCCCGCGGGGCCCAGGCCGTTCACGCACACCCTGCCGTCGCTCATCGCGCCGGGGGTGCTGATCGGCTCGTTCGTGGTCGCCGTGCTGAACTTCCTGGCCATGCGGGGGGCGGACGAAGCGCACCGCACGGCCATCCACCAGCTGTGGAGCTGGATCCCCGCCGGCTCGCTGCAGGTGAACGCGGCGCTGCAGCTCGATCCGCTCTCCATGCTGATGACGCTGGTCATCACCGGCGTGGGGTCGCTGATCCACATCTTCTCCATCGGCTACATGAAGGAGGACCCCGGGTACCCGCGCTACATGGCGTACCTGAACCTCTTCGTGTTCTTCATGCTGATCCTGGTGCTGGGCTCGTCGTACCCCGTGATGTTCGTGGGCTGGGAGGGCGTGGGCCTGTGCTCGTACCTGCTGATCGGCTTCTGGTTCACCGAGAAGGCCAACGCCGACGCGGGGAAGAAGGCGTTCATCGTCAACCGCATCGGCGACTTCGGCTTCCTCATCGCCATGTTCCTGCTCTTCTGGAACGTGAAGGCGCTGGACTTCGCCACGGTGAACGAGAACCTGCTGCACAACGCGCTGCCCTACGGCGGCGTGGTGATCACCTGGATCGCCCTCTTCTTCTTCCTGGGCGCGGCGGGGAAGAGCGCGCAGATCCCGCTCTACATCTGGCTCCCCGACGCCATGGCCGGCCCCACGCCCGTCTCGGCGCTGATCCACGCGGCCACCATGGTCACGGCGGGCGTGTACCTGGTAGCCCGCTCGGCGGTCATCTACACGATGGCGCCCTCGGCCTCGCTGGTCGTCGCCCTGGTGGGCGCGCTGACGGCGATCTTCGCGGCGTCGATCGGCCTGAAGCAGTGGGACATCAAGAAGGTGCTCGCCTATTCGACGGTGAGCCAGCTCGGCTTCATGTTCGCCGCCGTGGGGATGGGCGCGTACGTGGCCGGCGTGTTCCACCTGATGACGCACGCCTTCTTCAAGGCCTGCCTCTTCCTGGGCTCGGGCGCGGTCATCCACGCGATGCACGCGGCGCTGCACAGCACGCACAACCCCGCCGACGCGCAGGACATGCGCAACATGGGGGGACTCAGGAAGTACCTGCCGATCACCTTCATCACCATGGGCGTGTCCACGCTGGCCATCGCCGGGGTGCCGCCCTTCGCCGGGTTCTTCTCGAAGGACGAGATCATCGGCGCGGCGTGGCTGGGGGCCGAGGGCGCGTCGCACCTGTCGACGGCGTCGCTCTTCGGGATCGAGGGGCGCTACTGGATGGGGTTCATCGGCGGCACGCTCTCGATCGCCGCGTTCATGACGGCCTTCTACATGGGCCGCATGATGATCTACACCTTCTTCGGCGCCAACCGGACCGGCGACGAGGAGCGGAAGCATCTCCATGAGGGCGACTGGACGCTCTCGCTCCCCCTGATCGTGCTGGGCCTGCTGGCGACCGTGGGCGGGCTGCTGAACGTGGAGACCGGGACGCCGCTGGTGAAGGCGTTCGACTTCGGGCAGGGCGAGGCGCTGCACCACTGGCTGCACCCCGCGCTGGCCGGGGCGGACGACGTGATCGCGCAGAACGTGGGGAACCTTCCCGAGCCGGGGCACGCCGCGTGGCCGATCCTCCTCGCCGTCGCCATCGGCCTGGGCGGGCTGGCCGTGGCCTGGGTGCTGCTGGCGCGCAGGCGGCTGGGGACGGCCGACACGCAGCCGGCGTACGACAACGCCGCCGAGCGCGTGCTGTACAACAAGTGGTACGTGGACGAGTTCTACGACCGCGTGGTCGTGCGCCCGGTGCGCGGGGTGTCGCGCGCCTTCGCGCGCTTCGACATGGGCGTGATCGACTGGACGGTGGACCTGTTCGGGCGTCTGTCGCAGATGTTCGGCATCGCCTTCGGGCGGCTCCAGACGGGGCAGCTCAACACCTACGCCTTCGTGCTGGTGGTGGGCGTGGTGATCGTGCTCGGCGCCTTCGTGGCCCTGTGA
- a CDS encoding NADH-quinone oxidoreductase subunit M yields the protein MEAFYHSHWILTLLIFFPLAGALAVFLAGEENAREIALGVGIIEFLVSVPLFWTFQPAARCDVQGFPAGGPAFQNCVDAPWLGSWGIHYQLGLDGISLFMVLLTTLLLPLMVLGSWTYIRDRRRGFYASLLALTAGVVGVFVALDMFLFYVFWEIMLIPMYFMIGIWGGKERVYAAVKFFLFTTVGSLLMLVAILWLYWHYAGLHPGEPSFSYFAFLQVPMTAGQQRLLFLAFALAFAIKVPIFPFHTWLPHAHVQAPTAGSVVLAGVLLKMGTYGFIRFALPLFPNVAAGYATGRSAVILGLIGIIYTAMVAAVQPNAKRLVAYTSVAHLGFVILGIFAFNLQGMQGALLVMIGHGLSTPMLFFLLGMLYERRHSYEIDDFGGLAASLPLFATLLVFAGMASVGLPTTAGFTSEFLVLLGAFERFPVFTLIAATGVIFAAYYMLPMVQKLVFNRLDRPANRLIPDLNGRELAILLPLVALILWIGFYPRPVLDRMEPAATGVLTAVHQNRLVPDFAAPQGEATGGVALGGGEGAR from the coding sequence GTGGAAGCCTTCTACCATAGCCACTGGATCCTCACCCTCCTGATCTTCTTCCCGCTGGCGGGCGCCCTGGCGGTGTTCCTGGCGGGCGAGGAGAACGCGCGCGAGATCGCGCTGGGCGTGGGGATCATCGAGTTCCTGGTCTCGGTGCCGCTCTTCTGGACCTTCCAGCCGGCCGCGCGCTGCGACGTGCAGGGGTTCCCCGCCGGCGGCCCGGCGTTCCAGAACTGCGTGGACGCCCCCTGGCTCGGCAGCTGGGGGATCCACTACCAGCTGGGGCTGGACGGGATCAGCCTGTTCATGGTGCTGCTGACCACGCTCCTGCTGCCGCTGATGGTCCTCGGCTCGTGGACCTACATCCGCGACCGCAGGCGCGGCTTCTACGCCTCCCTCCTCGCGCTGACGGCGGGCGTGGTGGGCGTGTTCGTGGCCCTGGACATGTTCCTGTTCTACGTGTTCTGGGAGATCATGCTGATCCCGATGTACTTCATGATCGGGATCTGGGGCGGCAAGGAGCGCGTGTACGCGGCGGTGAAGTTCTTCCTCTTCACCACCGTGGGCTCGCTGCTGATGCTGGTGGCCATCCTCTGGCTCTACTGGCACTACGCCGGCCTGCACCCGGGCGAGCCCAGCTTCAGCTACTTCGCCTTCCTGCAGGTGCCCATGACGGCGGGGCAGCAGCGGCTGCTGTTCCTGGCGTTCGCGCTGGCCTTCGCCATCAAGGTGCCCATCTTCCCCTTCCACACCTGGCTCCCGCACGCGCACGTGCAGGCGCCCACGGCGGGCTCGGTGGTGCTGGCGGGGGTGCTGCTGAAGATGGGAACGTACGGCTTCATCCGCTTCGCGCTCCCGCTCTTTCCCAACGTGGCGGCCGGGTACGCCACGGGGAGGTCGGCGGTGATCCTGGGGCTCATCGGCATCATCTACACGGCCATGGTGGCCGCCGTGCAGCCCAACGCCAAGCGGCTGGTCGCCTACACCTCCGTGGCCCACCTGGGCTTCGTGATCCTGGGGATCTTCGCCTTCAACCTGCAGGGGATGCAGGGTGCGCTGCTGGTGATGATCGGGCACGGTCTGTCGACGCCGATGCTCTTCTTCCTGCTGGGGATGCTGTACGAGCGGCGCCACAGCTACGAGATCGACGATTTCGGCGGGCTGGCCGCCTCGCTCCCGCTCTTCGCCACGCTGCTGGTGTTCGCGGGGATGGCGTCGGTCGGGCTGCCGACCACGGCCGGCTTCACCAGCGAGTTCCTGGTGCTGCTGGGCGCCTTCGAGCGCTTCCCCGTCTTCACCCTGATCGCCGCGACGGGGGTGATCTTCGCCGCGTACTACATGCTGCCGATGGTGCAGAAGCTGGTGTTCAACCGGCTGGACCGCCCGGCCAACCGCCTGATTCCGGACCTGAACGGCCGCGAGCTGGCCATTCTCCTTCCGCTGGTGGCGCTGATCCTGTGGATCGGCTTCTACCCCAGGCCGGTGCTGGACCGGATGGAGCCGGCGGCCACCGGGGTGCTGACCGCGGTGCACCAGAACCGCCTGGTTCCCGACTTCGCCGCGCCGCAGGGCGAGGCGACGGGCGGGGTGGCGCTCGGCGGCGGGGAGGGCGCGCGATGA
- a CDS encoding NADH-quinone oxidoreductase subunit N encodes MNAVLDLTRTGGYTLALLPEIVLCAWAMLVLIVDVAQKGNRSQASRPSIGWLALVGIVVTAVATGALWNVTATAGPAMMSVDRFRVFIDLVILGSAALALLMAQGYLDRRGINRGEFQALVMFSTAGMLLMAGARDLLMVFIGLELLSIPIYCLVGFDRLDERSVEGALKYFLLGAFSSAFFLFGIALTWGATGTTDIPLMGQLILGRTVEVSPMLLAGMAMLMVGFGFKVAAMPFHMWTPDAYDGAPTPVTSLMSTGVKAAAFASFIRVFVIGFGGAPEHWQAIGFWIAIVTMAGANLIAMTEGSLKRMLAYSSIAHAGYLLVALLSNSADGAAAFLFYLLVYTLMTAGAFALLIANSREATGEERVSLEDWAGFAREKPLLAGLFSIFLLSLAGFPLTAGFLGKLYILRAAIASGLTPLAVVLVLTSLLSYFYYLRVIVVMYMQPARVAGEHRAARLPGPAMAAVGVAAALVVLLFFAGGWPLRWAERSANSLWPAEWQQPAAGAAPAADAPGGVPRTL; translated from the coding sequence ATGAACGCCGTGCTCGACCTGACCCGCACGGGCGGCTACACGCTGGCGCTGCTGCCGGAGATCGTGCTCTGCGCCTGGGCCATGCTGGTGCTGATCGTGGACGTGGCGCAGAAGGGGAACCGCTCCCAGGCCAGCCGCCCGTCCATCGGCTGGCTGGCGCTGGTGGGGATCGTGGTGACGGCGGTCGCCACGGGGGCGCTGTGGAACGTGACCGCCACCGCCGGGCCGGCCATGATGTCGGTGGACCGCTTCCGCGTGTTCATCGACCTGGTGATCCTGGGCTCGGCGGCGCTGGCGCTGCTGATGGCGCAGGGGTACCTGGACCGGCGCGGCATCAACCGCGGCGAGTTCCAGGCGCTGGTGATGTTCAGCACCGCCGGGATGCTGCTGATGGCGGGCGCGCGCGACCTGCTGATGGTGTTCATCGGCCTGGAGCTGCTTTCCATCCCCATCTACTGCCTGGTGGGCTTCGACCGGCTGGACGAGCGCAGCGTGGAGGGGGCGCTGAAGTACTTCCTGCTGGGCGCCTTCTCCAGCGCCTTCTTCCTCTTCGGCATCGCGCTGACCTGGGGGGCCACGGGAACCACCGACATCCCCCTGATGGGGCAGCTGATCCTGGGGCGCACGGTGGAGGTGTCGCCCATGCTGCTGGCGGGGATGGCCATGCTGATGGTGGGCTTCGGCTTCAAGGTGGCCGCCATGCCCTTCCACATGTGGACGCCCGACGCCTACGACGGCGCGCCCACGCCGGTGACGTCGCTGATGTCCACCGGGGTGAAGGCGGCGGCGTTCGCCAGCTTCATCCGCGTGTTCGTGATCGGGTTCGGCGGGGCGCCGGAGCACTGGCAGGCGATCGGGTTCTGGATCGCCATCGTGACCATGGCGGGCGCCAACCTGATCGCGATGACCGAGGGAAGCCTGAAGCGGATGCTGGCGTACTCGTCGATCGCGCATGCCGGCTACCTCCTGGTCGCCCTCCTCTCCAACTCGGCCGACGGGGCGGCGGCGTTCCTCTTCTACCTCCTGGTCTACACGCTGATGACGGCGGGGGCGTTCGCGCTCCTGATCGCCAACTCGCGCGAGGCCACCGGCGAGGAGCGGGTGTCGCTGGAGGACTGGGCCGGGTTCGCGCGCGAGAAGCCGCTGCTGGCCGGCTTGTTCTCCATCTTCCTCCTCTCCCTGGCCGGCTTTCCGCTGACCGCGGGGTTCCTGGGGAAGCTGTACATCCTGCGCGCGGCCATCGCCAGCGGGCTGACGCCGCTGGCGGTGGTGCTGGTGCTGACCTCGCTGCTCAGCTACTTCTACTACCTGCGCGTGATCGTGGTGATGTACATGCAGCCGGCGCGGGTGGCCGGCGAGCACCGCGCCGCGCGCCTCCCCGGGCCGGCGATGGCGGCGGTGGGCGTCGCGGCGGCGCTGGTGGTGCTCCTCTTCTTCGCGGGCGGCTGGCCGCTGCGGTGGGCCGAGCGGAGCGCCAACTCGCTCTGGCCGGCGGAGTGGCAGCAGCCCGCGGCCGGTGCAGCGCCGGCGGCGGACGCGCCGGGCGGGGTGCCGCGGACGCTGTAG
- a CDS encoding alpha/beta hydrolase, protein MDGPEEDGKERGEAERPRIVERPAEPGGEAPADEPKRRGLFGVTPRRAAAGLGAAAAAAYAVYLLGAGRGRRRPVTELPNALGMRLDYVPWGDVHYAYYAREGHGRPLVLLHSINAVASAHEMRPLARAFLRDRERPVYALEWIGFGHSDRPEIAYTPDVLEDQLEHFLERVLRPAGGADVIGLSLGATYAAEVARRRPDLVRSLVAIEPAGLGDEPAEIGRGWARLLFTLPGVQRAFYDRLTTPEALTRFARENLFTPDFGVPDEYVNFASETARAEGAPHPLDDFLSGRMFPEEALETYRRLRQPLLVIHGNVENRRMESYTRVPELEGRANVSVVSLPTGAMPHWERAREVVARIRDFLDAQEGQRRAAE, encoded by the coding sequence ATGGACGGGCCTGAGGAGGACGGGAAGGAACGCGGCGAAGCCGAGCGCCCGCGGATCGTGGAGCGCCCCGCGGAGCCCGGGGGCGAGGCCCCCGCGGACGAGCCGAAGCGGCGCGGGCTGTTCGGCGTGACGCCGCGGCGCGCGGCGGCCGGGCTGGGCGCGGCCGCGGCCGCCGCCTACGCGGTGTACCTGCTGGGCGCCGGGCGCGGCCGCCGCCGCCCGGTGACCGAGCTGCCCAACGCGCTGGGGATGCGGCTGGACTACGTGCCCTGGGGCGACGTGCACTACGCCTACTACGCCCGCGAGGGGCACGGGCGGCCGCTGGTGCTGCTGCACTCCATCAACGCCGTGGCCAGCGCGCACGAGATGCGGCCGCTGGCGCGCGCCTTCCTGCGCGACCGCGAGCGCCCGGTGTACGCGCTGGAGTGGATCGGCTTCGGGCACAGCGACCGGCCCGAGATCGCCTACACGCCCGACGTGCTGGAAGACCAGCTGGAGCACTTCCTGGAGCGGGTGCTGCGGCCGGCGGGGGGCGCGGATGTGATCGGGCTGTCGCTGGGCGCCACGTACGCGGCCGAGGTGGCGCGGCGGCGGCCGGACCTGGTGCGCTCGCTCGTCGCCATCGAGCCCGCGGGGCTGGGCGACGAGCCGGCCGAGATCGGACGCGGGTGGGCGCGACTCCTGTTCACCCTGCCGGGCGTGCAGCGGGCGTTCTACGACCGGCTGACGACCCCCGAGGCGCTGACCCGGTTCGCGCGCGAGAACCTGTTCACTCCCGACTTCGGGGTGCCGGACGAGTACGTGAACTTCGCCTCGGAGACGGCGCGGGCCGAGGGGGCGCCGCACCCGCTGGACGACTTCCTGAGCGGGCGCATGTTCCCCGAGGAGGCGCTGGAAACCTACCGGCGCCTGCGCCAGCCGCTGCTGGTGATCCACGGGAACGTGGAGAACCGGCGGATGGAAAGCTACACGCGGGTGCCGGAGCTGGAGGGGCGCGCCAACGTGAGCGTGGTTTCGCTCCCCACCGGCGCCATGCCGCACTGGGAGCGCGCCCGCGAGGTGGTGGCGCGCATCCGCGACTTCCTGGACGCGCAGGAGGGGCAGCGCCGCGCGGCGGAGTAG
- a CDS encoding electron transfer flavoprotein subunit beta/FixA family protein yields the protein MRVKSIVCVKRVPDTEARIRIAGDGSSIDPSGVKFVLNPYDEFAVEAALKHKEAAGQGEVTVMSVGDAASAETLRTALAMGADSAVLLKADRTPEGLAAAKALAAGIQGREYDLVLFGMKAIDDDLQAVGPMVAELLGIPVASAVTEFSIADGKVTAHREIEGGAEVVELRMPCAITLTKGAYEPRYASLKGIMAAKKKPLEEKPAQVDAPAAPAALSYPPERQAGRIVGEGPDAVPELLRLLRQEAKVI from the coding sequence ATGCGCGTGAAGAGCATCGTGTGCGTAAAGCGCGTCCCGGACACCGAGGCGCGCATTCGCATTGCCGGCGACGGGAGCAGCATCGACCCGTCGGGCGTGAAGTTCGTGCTGAACCCGTACGACGAGTTCGCCGTCGAGGCGGCGCTGAAGCACAAGGAGGCCGCGGGGCAGGGCGAGGTGACGGTGATGAGCGTGGGCGACGCCGCGAGCGCCGAGACGCTGCGCACCGCGCTGGCCATGGGCGCCGACAGCGCCGTGCTGCTGAAGGCCGACCGCACCCCCGAGGGCCTCGCCGCCGCGAAGGCGCTGGCCGCCGGCATCCAGGGGCGCGAGTACGACCTGGTGCTGTTCGGGATGAAGGCCATCGACGACGACCTGCAGGCGGTGGGCCCCATGGTGGCCGAGCTGCTGGGGATCCCCGTCGCCAGCGCCGTGACCGAGTTCTCCATCGCCGACGGCAAGGTGACGGCGCACCGCGAGATCGAGGGCGGCGCCGAGGTGGTGGAGCTGCGCATGCCCTGCGCGATCACCCTCACCAAGGGCGCGTACGAGCCGCGCTACGCGTCGCTGAAGGGGATCATGGCGGCCAAGAAGAAGCCGCTGGAAGAGAAGCCCGCCCAGGTGGACGCGCCCGCGGCGCCTGCGGCGCTCTCGTATCCGCCCGAGCGCCAGGCCGGCCGCATCGTGGGCGAGGGCCCCGACGCGGTGCCGGAGCTGCTGCGCCTGCTGCGCCAGGAAGCCAAAGTGATCTAG
- a CDS encoding electron transfer flavoprotein subunit alpha/FixB family protein encodes MPGIFAFAESRDGELRKVAQEVVTAARKLADAAGTEVHAVALGGSGLQAAAAELGKYGADKVFVGESGAFDRYSPEGFTTVIVNFIREHGCDAALFPASALGKDLAPRVAARLGVEYLSDATALDAEGATITVTRPRYAGKVFSRAAVTSKPAVISVRPNSFQAAENAKAGSVETLNVDLGSADFGAVVKEIKAAAGEKLDVSEAPIVISGGRGLQDPANFKLLEELAEAFGGRAAVGASRAVVDAGWRPHGDQVGQTGKTVAPTLYIAVGISGAIQHLAGMRTSRYIVAINKDPEAPIFKVADYGIVGDLFQILPRMTEEVKKLMS; translated from the coding sequence ATGCCAGGCATTTTTGCGTTCGCGGAGTCGCGAGACGGCGAGCTGCGCAAGGTGGCGCAGGAGGTGGTGACGGCGGCCCGGAAGCTGGCCGACGCCGCCGGCACCGAGGTGCACGCGGTGGCGCTGGGCGGCTCCGGCCTGCAGGCCGCCGCCGCCGAGCTGGGGAAGTACGGCGCCGACAAGGTGTTCGTGGGCGAGTCCGGCGCCTTCGACCGGTACTCGCCCGAGGGGTTCACGACCGTGATCGTGAACTTCATCCGGGAGCACGGGTGCGACGCGGCGCTCTTCCCCGCCAGCGCGCTGGGGAAGGACCTGGCGCCGCGGGTGGCCGCGCGCCTGGGGGTGGAGTACCTGAGCGACGCCACGGCGCTGGACGCCGAGGGCGCCACCATCACCGTCACCCGGCCGCGCTACGCCGGCAAGGTGTTCAGCAGGGCGGCGGTCACGTCGAAGCCGGCGGTGATCTCGGTGCGCCCCAACTCGTTCCAGGCGGCGGAGAACGCGAAGGCAGGCTCCGTCGAGACGCTGAACGTCGATCTCGGCTCGGCCGACTTCGGTGCGGTGGTGAAGGAGATCAAGGCCGCCGCGGGGGAGAAGCTGGACGTGTCGGAGGCGCCGATCGTGATCAGCGGCGGGCGCGGGCTGCAGGACCCGGCCAACTTCAAGCTGCTGGAGGAGCTGGCCGAGGCGTTCGGCGGGCGCGCCGCGGTCGGCGCGTCGCGCGCGGTGGTGGACGCCGGGTGGCGGCCACACGGCGACCAGGTGGGGCAGACGGGGAAGACGGTGGCGCCCACGCTCTACATCGCCGTCGGCATCAGTGGAGCCATCCAGCACCTGGCCGGGATGCGCACCAGCCGCTACATCGTGGCCATCAACAAGGACCCCGAGGCGCCGATCTTCAAGGTGGCCGACTACGGGATCGTGGGCGACCTGTTCCAGATCCTCCCACGCATGACGGAAGAGGTGAAGAAGCTGATGAGCTGA
- a CDS encoding cytochrome P450 — MPFRIDLASPSFKADPYPAYARLRDEAPCHRVRLGWRRAAWLVSRYADVAALLRDGRFAKDPSRVRGPGGRGGGPWLPPFLRPLTRNMLDLDAPDHTRLRALVQKSFTPRLVDGLRPRIEKLVDELLDAALRDRPGELVRQLALPLPLTIIAELLGVPAEDRARFHAWSSRIVSGTPDIRAIAVLPAVRALFRYLRTLFAARRAEPRDDLVSALVHAEAEGDRLSEDELLGMVFLLLAAGHETTVNLIAGGVLALLQNRTERERLRHDPELARPAVEELIRFTSPVELATERYAREEVEIAGVRVRRGELVLGAIGSANRDSAQFPDPDVLALSREPNRHLGFGIGAHYCLGAPLARLEAQIALPALLTRAPQLRLAVLADTLRWRRHVFLRGLRELPVVF; from the coding sequence ATGCCGTTCCGGATCGACCTCGCCAGCCCGTCGTTCAAGGCCGATCCCTACCCGGCCTACGCGCGGCTGCGCGACGAGGCGCCATGCCACCGGGTGCGGCTCGGCTGGCGGCGAGCGGCCTGGCTCGTCTCGCGCTACGCAGACGTCGCCGCGCTGCTGCGCGACGGGCGCTTCGCCAAGGATCCGTCCCGCGTCCGCGGCCCCGGCGGGCGGGGCGGCGGGCCGTGGCTGCCGCCGTTCCTGCGCCCGCTGACGCGCAACATGCTGGACCTGGACGCGCCGGACCACACGCGCCTGCGCGCGCTCGTGCAGAAGTCGTTCACCCCGCGCCTGGTGGACGGGCTCAGGCCGCGGATCGAGAAGCTGGTGGACGAACTGCTGGACGCGGCGCTGCGCGATCGCCCCGGCGAGCTGGTGCGGCAACTCGCGCTTCCGCTCCCGCTCACCATCATCGCCGAGCTGCTGGGCGTTCCCGCGGAGGACCGTGCGCGCTTCCACGCCTGGTCCAGCCGCATCGTCTCGGGGACGCCGGACATCCGGGCCATCGCGGTGCTCCCCGCGGTCCGCGCGCTCTTCCGGTATCTCCGCACGCTGTTCGCCGCGCGCCGCGCCGAGCCGCGCGACGACCTGGTGAGCGCGCTGGTGCACGCCGAGGCGGAAGGCGACCGGCTGAGCGAGGACGAGCTGCTGGGGATGGTCTTCCTCCTCCTGGCCGCAGGCCACGAGACCACGGTGAACCTGATCGCCGGCGGCGTCCTCGCGCTGCTGCAGAACCGCACGGAGCGCGAGCGGCTCCGCCACGATCCGGAGCTGGCGCGCCCGGCGGTGGAGGAGCTGATCCGCTTCACCAGCCCGGTCGAGCTGGCGACGGAGCGGTACGCGCGGGAAGAGGTGGAGATCGCGGGAGTCCGCGTCCGGCGCGGCGAGCTGGTGCTGGGAGCGATCGGCTCGGCCAACCGCGATTCCGCACAGTTCCCCGACCCCGACGTGCTGGCCCTGTCGCGCGAGCCCAACCGCCACCTGGGCTTCGGCATCGGCGCGCACTACTGCCTGGGTGCCCCGCTGGCGCGGCTCGAGGCGCAGATCGCCCTCCCGGCGCTCCTGACGCGCGCGCCGCAGCTGCGTCTCGCCGTCCTCGCGGACACCCTGCGCTGGCGGCGGCACGTGTTCCTCCGCGGCCTGCGCGAACTGCCCGTGGTCTTCTGA